Proteins co-encoded in one Fusarium fujikuroi IMI 58289 draft genome, chromosome FFUJ_chr06 genomic window:
- a CDS encoding probable transcription factor BTF3a, with the protein MSSAEEVQARLKKLGLSARTGTGKGTPRRKVKRAPARSGADDKKLQLALKKLNTQPIQAIEEVNMFKQDGNVIHFAAPKVHAAVPSNTFAIYGNGEDKELTELVPGILNQLGPDSLASLRKLAESYQNLQKEKGEDDDEIPDLVEGENFENEPKVE; encoded by the exons ATGTCGTCTGCCGAAGAAGTCCAAGCAcgtctcaagaagctcggccTGAGCGCCCGAACTGGTAC TGGAAAGGGTACCCCCCGACGAAAGGTCAAGCGTGCGCCCGCCCGCTCCGGTGCCGACGACAAGAAGCTTCAGCTCGCCCTTAAGAAGCTGAACACTCAGCCCATCCAGGCTATTGAGGAGGTGAACATGTTCAAGCAGGACGGAAACGTCATTCACTTCGCTGCTCCCAAGG TTCACGCTGCTGTTCCTTCCAACACCTTTGCCATCTATGGTAACGGTGAGGACAAGGAGCTCACCGAGCTTGTCCCCGGTATCCTTAACCAGCTCGGCCCCGACTCCCTCGCTTCTCTGCGCAAGCTCGCCGAGAGCTACCAGAACctccagaaggagaagggcgaggacgatgacgagatCCCCGACTTGGTCGAGGGCGAGAACTTCGAGAACGAGCCCAAGGTCGAGTAA
- a CDS encoding probable ubiquitin thiolesterase L3 — protein sequence MSTTPGVSFRKDGTKTFIPLENNPEVFTKLIHDLGVSEKLGFYDVYSIDEPELLAMIPSPVHALVFITPAPMWARVRENDPGSKELSYDGSGPDEPVVWYKQTIGHACGLIALLHSVSNGTAKNFIKTDSILDKILKETQDLKPLQRANHLYNSIDLEKAHMAAAVTGDTIAPASEEPSGYHFISFVKGQDGHLYDLEGGWGGPVDRGTLDEGDDLLSNKALEVTVKRFTKAAEGNLEFSIIALATVPDGA from the coding sequence atgtcaacaacaccaggAGTTTCCTTCAGAAAGGATGGTACGAAGACATTCATTCCACTCGAAAACAACCCAGAAGTTTTCACTAAACTCATCCACGACCTGGGCGTTTCTGAGAAGCTCGGTTTTTACGACGTCTACAGCATTGACGAACCTGAACTGCTTGCCATGATCCCAAGTCCAGTTCATGCTCTAGTCTTCATCACTCCTGCACCTATGTGGGCACGCGTTCGCGAGAACGACCCAGGTTCAAAAGAACTAAGTTACGATGGCTCTGGTCCAGACGAGCCAGTTGTGTGGTACAAACAAACTATAGGTCACGCTTGTGGTCTCATTGCTCTCCTTCACAGCGTGAGTAATGGCACAGCCAAGAACTTCATCAAAACAGACTCGATCCTCGATAAGATTCTGAAGGAAACACAAGATCTCAAGCCTCTCCAACGCGCCAATCATCTCTACAACTCGATAGATTTGGAGAAGGCTCACATGGCTGCTGCAGTGACTGGTGACACTATAGCCCCTGCGAGCGAAGAGCCTAGCGGATATCATTTCATCAGCTTCGTTAAGGGCCAAGATGGTCATTTATACGATCTTGAGGGAGGCTGGGGAGGTCCGGTTGATCGCGGTACATTGGACGAAggtgatgatcttctcagtAATAAGGCATTGGAAGTTACTGTCAAAAGATTTACCAAAGCTGCTGAGGGGAACCTTGAGTTCAGTATTATCGCACTGGCAACTGTTCCAGATGGCGCTTGA
- a CDS encoding probable isp4 protein — translation MAPSLFRKRHEAEDIIPIPGPLETVSASGRDYLENLQQFEKSHKFDPNLPIDDLTDVDAAIATGNAEKGIEIEHALMEDNSPYPEVRSVVRNYDVDVPANTIRAWTIGLILCTIGSGVNMLFSLRNPSVTVTTYVVQLVAYPFGLGWDLIMPDREWTLFGLKFNLKPGKFNYKEHVVIVAMSNAAYGGGVLYATDVLLAQQIFYGQKFGWAFQILFGITTLCTGYGLAGLARRFLVWPAAMIWPTDLVNCALFYTLHDHSGSDPTKTNGWKMGRYRWFLIVGAGGFVWYWFPGWIFKGLSYFTWVCWLAPHNVKVNKIFGGMTGYGLMPTSFDWTVYSGYLQSPLIPPFHAIANVLLGIIVFFICISMGIHFTGTWYADYFPVQSSESYDNTGAIYNVTRILDSNFQFNETAYKEYSPLFLPTQFALSYGLSFAAVTAVVVHVVLYHGHEIWRQFKLARNQEDDVHMRLMKKYRDAEDWWYATLFIVMVAISIGVIAGWPTGFPVWAYFICLLIPVLWLIPIGVVQAITNIQLGLNVLTEFIIGYMVPGRPMAMMMFKNYGYICMGQALYFAQDLKLGHYMKVPPRVMFSSQLVASIWSAIVQICVMNWALGHIPDVCAVDQPNNYTCPGGRVFYTASVIWGAIGPARIFSHGSIYSSLQWFWLVGAVTPIITWLLARKWPRSIWRYVSTPLIYGGAGMLPPASVYIYLCWGMVGAFFNRFVKRRYTGWWLQYNYVTSAALDCGLIMSTMVIFFTLYLTSASPPNWWGNYGALETMDWKTTAVSKTVPKGSFIGPSTWN, via the exons ATGGCGCCGTCTCTCTTTCGCAAACGCCACGAGGCCGAGGATATTATTCCAATCCCCGGCCCTCTCGAGACCGTCTCCGCCTCCGGTCGTGATTACCTCGAGAATCTACAGCAGTTCGAGAAGTCTCACAAGTTCGATCCTAATCTGCCCATCGACGACCTCACAGATGTCGACGCCGCTATCGCGACTGGAAATGCCGAGAAGGGGATTGAGATTGAGCACGCGCTCATGGAGGACAACAGCCCCTATCCCGAAGTCCGATCTGTCGTCCGAAACTACGATGTTGATGTCCCTGCCAATACCATCCGTGCCTGGACTATCGGGTTGATTCTTTGCACCATCGGTTCCGGTGTGAATATGCTCTTCTCGTTGCGAAACCCCAGTGTCACAGTCACTACCTACGTAGTCCAGCTTGTCGCCTATCCGTTTGGTCTTGGCTGGGACTTGATCATGCCTGATCGAGAATGGACCCTGTTCGGTCTCAAATTCAACCTCAAGCCCGGTAAATTCAACTACAAGGAGCATGTCGTAATTGTTGCCATGTCCAAT GCGGCGTACGGCGGCGGTGTTCTCTACGCAACTGATGTACTCCTTGCACAGCAAATCTTCTACGGCCAAAAGTTTGGCTGGGCTTTCCAGATCCTATTTGGCATTACGACTCTTTGCACTGGATATGGATTGGCTGGACTTGCCCGTCGCTTTCTGGTGTGGCCGGCTGCTATGATCTGGCCCACTGACTTGGTCAATTGTGCCCTGTTCTATACGCTTCACGATCACTCCGGCTCGGACCCTACCAAGACCAATGGCTGGAAGATGGGACGGTATAGATGGTTCTTGATCGTCGGAGCTGGAGGTTTTGTTTGGTATTGGTTCCCAGGTTGGATCTTCAAAGGTCTTTCTTACTTCACCTGGGTTTGCTGGCTTGCACCCCACAACGTTAAAGTCAACAAGATTTTTGGTGGCATGACTGGCTATGGTTTGATGCCTACATCCTTCGATTGGACCGTGTACAGCGGTTACCTACAGTCCCCCCTTATCCCTCCCTTCCACGCCATCGCGAACGTTCTCCTGGGCATCATTGTTTTCTTCATCTGTATTTCAATGGGCATACACTTTACAGGTACCTGGTATGCGGATTACTTCCCAGTCCAGTCATCCGAGTCCTACGACAACACAGGCGCCATCTACAATGTTACGAGAATCCTCGACAGTAACTTCCAGTTCAACGAAACTGCCTACAAGGAATACTCGCCACTCTTCCTACCGACGCAGTTTGCCCTTTCTTACGGTCTGTCCTTTGCAGCTGTTACAGCAGTTGTTGTTCACGTTGTGCTCTACCATGGACATGAGATCTGGAGACAATTCAAGCTGGCCCGCAATCAGGAGGATGACGTTCATATGCGACTGATGAAGAAGTACCGAGATGCAGAGGATTGGTGGTATGCGA CTCTTTTCATTGTTATGGTTGCTATTTCCATTGGCGTGATTGCTGGATGGCCAACTGGCTTCCCCGTCTGGGCGTACTTCATCTGCCTCCTTATTCCCGTGCTGTGGTTGATTCCTATCGGTGTTGTTCAGGCTATCACCAATATTCAGCTTGGCCTCAATGTTCTGACTGAGTTCATCATTGGCTACATGGTTCCTGGTCGCCctatggccatgatgatgttcaAGAATTACGGCTACATCTGCATGGGCCAGGCACTTTACTTTGCGCAAGATCTCAAGCTTGGTCACTACATGAAGGTCCCTCCTAGAGTCATGTTTTCATCACAGCTGGTTGCCTCAATCTGGTCGGCTATTGTACAGATTTGCGTGATGAACTGGGCACTAGGACACATTCCTGACGTTTGTGCGGTCGACCAGCCCAACAACTATACCTGCCCAGGTGGTCGCGTCTTCTACACAGCCTCTGTGATCTGGGGGGCCATTGGACCAGCGCGTATCTTCAGTCATGGCTCAATCTACTCATCGCTCCAGTGGTTCTGGCTGGTCGGTGCTGTGACACCAATCATCACATGGCTGCTGGCCCGCAAGTGGCCTCGTTCAATCTGGCGATACGTCAGTACCCCTCTTATCTACGGGGGTGCTGGTATGTTGCCCCCAGCCTCTGTATATATTTATCTGTGCTGGGGCATGGTCGGTGCTTTCTTCAACCGCTTCGTTAAGAGAAGATACACAGGCTGGTGGCTCCAGTACAACTATGTCACTTCGGCGGCACTGGATTGTGGTCTCATCATGTCAACGATGGTGATTTTCTTCACTTTGTATCTGACGAGTGCTTCACCCCCCAATTGGTGGGGTAACTATGGCGCGTTGGAGACGATGGACTGGAAGACCACGGCGGTCTCCAAGACGGTTCCCAAGGGCTCGTTTATTGGACCTTCAACTTGGAACTAG
- a CDS encoding probable tRNA-specific adenosine deaminase 1, which yields MTSQADLVTQAALQQFYKLPSKRKPGVRDNGVHEWVPLSGIVAEKDGILTCLALATGMKCLPASKISQSNGVGIHDWHAEVLAIRTFNRFLLDECENILNEEDESSILQKKTSASNLNDTPLQLFEIKDGVKLHMYCSEAPCGDASMELTMASQEDDSAWETPTPVNAKPGGDAQISLLGRACFSRTGIVRRKPARGDAPPTLSKSCSDKLALKQCTSLLSAITSIFIDPTNAYISSIILPRSQYSDLACRRAFSAEGRMKLMAGKEWLGGYSFREFSVATTGLEFEFSKRSVQMRASKISASNLAATWSRSGFEENLIGGVIQGRKAFKTDGASQVSKRCMWEAANDLASRIGGVSSPTAICPGGKTYRHLKEGQLMAHRRQVKDETRGMALSGWIKNDGGSDFQLEKRSNH from the exons ATGACGTCCCAGGCGGATCTGGTGACACAAGCAGCACTGCAACAATTCTACAAATTACCCTCGAAGCGAAAACCTGGTGTTCGTGACAATGGCGTTCATGAATGGGTTCCGCTGAGTGGCATCGTTGCTGAGAAAGATGGCATTCTAACATGTCTAGCCCTGGC AACTGGCATGAAATGCCTACCTGCGTCAAAAATATCACAATCCAATGGCGTGGGTATCCATGACTGGCATGCGGAGGTCCTAGCTATACGAACTTTCAACCGTTTCTTGCTTGATGAATGCGAGAATATCCtcaatgaagaagacgagtcGAGTATCCTCCAGAAAAAGACCAGCGCTTCAAATCTGAATGACACCCCTTTGCAATTATTCGAAATCAAGGACGGCGTCAAGCTGCACATGTACTGCTCAGAAGCACCAT GCGGTGATGCTAGTATGGAGCTCACAatggcttctcaagaagatgattcAGCATGGGAAACCCCAACTCCAGTAAATGCAAAGCCTGGAGGTGATGCACAAATCTCTTTACTAGGGAGGGCTTGCTTCTCTAGAACTGGGATTGTTCGACGAAAACCTGCTCGAGGAGATGCGCCCCCCACATTATCCAAGTCCTGCTCTGATAAACTTGCGTTGAAACAATGCACTTCACTTCTCTCAGCCATCACATCAATATTCATCGATCCTACCAATGCATATATTAGTAGCATCATCTTGCCAAGATCCCAATACTCTGATCTTGCATGTCGACgtgccttctcagcagaagGCAGGATGAAGCTCATGGCTGGCAAAGAGTGGCTGGGGGGCTATTCGTTCAGGGAGTTCTCGGTTGCGACGACGGGCCTGGAATTCGAATTTTCGAAACGATCTGTACAGATGAGAGCAAGCAAGATTTCGGCGAGTAATCTAGCAGCGACATGGTCACGATCAGGTTTCGAAGAGAATCTCATTGGGGGGGTTATTCAAGGTCGGAAGGCTTTCAAGACAGACGGGGCAAGTCAAGTTTCCAAGCGTTGCATGTGGGAGGCAGCAAACGATCTCGCTAGTAGAATAGGCGGCGTTTCCTCTCCTACAGCAATTTGTCCTGGTGGTAAGACGTATCGCCACCTGAAAGAAGGACAGTTGATGGCTCACCGACGGCAAGTTAAGGACGAGACCCGTGGGATGGCACTGTCAGGGTGGATAAAAAATGACGGAGGGTCAGATTTCCAACTAGAAAAACGAAGCAATCATTGA
- a CDS encoding related to ubiquinol--cytochrome-c reductase assembly factor, with translation MAAKQPSSRWWFWTKVLMGGAAVAVGGPAFTMWLTPTEEELRSRYNPELRKKSLENREERQQEFDDFVTRLKEYSKSDKPIWIVVKEEEERKRKAAAAAAKASQKDADTRREEMRREAGLDAK, from the exons ATGGCTGCCAAACaaccatcttcaagatggtgGTTCTGGACCAAAGTCCTAATGGG TGGCGCTGCTGTCGCAGTCGGCGGACCGGCCTTTACAATGTGGTTAACTCCTACTGAGGAAGAGCTTCGATCGAGATACAACCCTGAATTGCGGAAGAAGAGTTTGGAGAACCGTGAGGAGCGACAACAAGAGTTTGACGACTTTGTGACTCGACTGAAGGAATACTCCAAATCGGATAAACCAA TCTGGATTGTtgtgaaagaggaagaggagcgaAAGCGGAaggccgccgccgccgctgcGAAAGCCTCTCAGAAGGATGCAGACACTCGACGAGAAGAGATGAGGAGAGAGGCAGGCCTTGACGCAAAATAG
- a CDS encoding related to protoplast regeneration and killer toxin resistance protein, with translation MAYEGGYGGQQRPYGGQAPPRHAPRQQVNAPPQQYGASQQYDEYHQDYGYGSGQDFGGQRQDQNYGRGPPPQDQYGRGGSVIPGPRGGPIPRPQTADPHRGQQRPPRGGPMPGAARGIPNGHPGQGGIRPGPYASNSDPAARRHPMNTPPMSPRDGHFGHKHVSQERGRRPDIPYEQQMVDQMSNMDMNQRPMVPTNGRTSSDAQRSQGEYGRPPVNAVRGPPPRGYPQGGPPRQNPGYGAPDGYGNYNDGYNGAREPPAGGFGPPARSRTMPVDDMRQRGNMPPPKRMDAMQYSTPAGRGIPQRPSTAGGHRAPPQRSYTAGPQAGPGGHYSGEYDDQNTYHTPSTASYDEVNDAYFDNQHNSHPEYGPESQHNRVSLPDFDAAPAPGQRSSFEQSMRPSNEQPQRGAHQTAVLNHAKSQPVLRQPQTAVFEMAGDVPDVPAVPPVPPMSNYQAAYDQDYNQIPARGPSAPAAMNGAHTSGPMNPDGLPSHPAPIRPGLMQDSMVHLGNKPAPIRNYGVSTPAPQTQPQPQPQAQPRQPQYQQQQRSPPRNNTQRQPARDEGPVTTQELEHLRMLIKNNSSDQDSALRLAKKLVEAADVLAPKMPDPKQRTRARERYLIDCHKILKKLANAQNPDAMFLLADCLGRGLFGDSDHKEAFTQYQSAAKLGHPAAAYRTAVCCEIGHEEGGGTRKDPMKAIQWYKRAATLGDPPAMYKVGMILLKGLLGQPKNPREAVGWLKRAAERADGENPHALHELGLLYESAQPNDAIIRDEAYAYSLFLQAADLGYKFSQYRLGCAFEYGLLGCPIDPRQSIQWYSKAATQEEHQAELALSGWYLTGSEGVLGQSDTEAYLWARKAAIAGLAKAEYAMGYFTEVGIGVPPNLEDAKRWYWRAAAQDFPKARERLEDLKRGAGKNGARQRERISRSKMERQQEGDCVLM, from the exons ATGGCATACGAAGGCGGCTATGGTGGCCAACAGCGACCTTACGGGGGCCAAGCACCGCCTAGGCATGCCCCGCGGCAACAAGTCAATGCGCCGCCACAACAGTATGGAGCATCACAACAGTATGACGAGTATCACCAAGACTATGGTTATGGCTCTGGACAGGATTTTGGAGGCCAACGTCAAGATCAGAATTATGGGAGAGGACCACCTCCACAAGACCAATATGGGCGTGGCGGTAGCGTGATACCCGGTCCTCGCGGAGGGCCCATTCCTCGTCCGCAGACAGCTGATCCGCATCGTGGGCAACAGCGCCCTCCTCGAGGAGGTCCAATGCCAGGAGCAGCCAGAGGCATTCCTAATGGACACCCTGGGCAAGGTGGAATACGTCCAGGACCATATGCGTCGAATTCGGATCCCGCAG CTCGCCGCCATCCTATGAACACGCCTCCCATGAGTCCTCGAGACGGGCATTTCGGACACAAGCACGTGTCACAAGAGCGTGGACGAAGGCCAGACATTCCATATGAGCAGCAGATGGTCGATCAAATGTCGAATATGGATATGAACCAGAGACCGATGGTGCCAACTAATGGGCGTACCAGTTCGGATGCCCAACGCAGTCAGGGCGAATATGGAAGACCGCCAGTGAATGCGGTCCGCGGACCCCCTCCGAGAGGTTATCCTCAAGGGGGTCCTCCACGGCAAAATCCAGGCTACGGAGCTCCGGATGGTTATGGAAATTATAACGATGGATATAACGGCGCTCGAGAGCCTCCTGCAGGTGGCTTTGGCCCACCGGCACGAAGCAGAACGATGCCTGTGGATGACATGCGACAAAGAGGCAACATGCCACCACCCAAACGGATGGACGCAATGCAATATAGCACCCCCGCTGGCCGAGGGATACCACAAAGACCTTCGACTGCTGGCGGTCACCGGGCACCTCCCCAAAGGTCGTACACAGCTGGGCCACAAGCAGGCCCGGGAGGCCACTATAGTGGGGAGTATGATGACCAAAATACATACCATACACCATCGACAGCTTCTTATGACGAAGTTAACGATGCCTATTTCGACAATCAACATAACAGCCACCCTGAATACGGACCAGAATCCCAGCACAACCGAGTCAGCCTGCCGGACTTCGATGCTGCACCAGCTCCAGGGCAACGAAGTTCGTTTGAACAGTCAATGCGCCCTAGCAATGAACAGCCTCAGCGAGGAGCCCACCAAACAGCTGTCCTTAATCACGCCAAGTCACAACCAGTCCttcgtcaacctcaaacaGCCGTGTTTGAGATGGCTGGCGATGTGCCAGACGTCCCCGCAGTCCCACCAGTTCCACCGATGAGCAACTACCAGGCTGCGTATGATCAGGATTATAACCAAATACCGGCCAGAGGACCTAGTGCACCAGCAGCTATGAATGGTGCTCATACTAGTGGACCCATGAATCCGGATGGTCTTCCTTCACATCCCGCTCCTATCCGTCCGGGTCTCATGCAAGATTCAATGGTTCATCTGGGTAACAAGCCAGCTCCTATCCGAAACTACGGAGTCTCTACGCCAGCCCCTCAGACACAACCGCAACCACAACCTCAGGCTCAGCCACGACAACCTCAgtatcaacagcagcaacggTCGCCACCTAGGAACAACACTCAACGGCAGCCGGCCAGGGACGAAGGCCCTGTTACCACACAAGAACTAGAACATCTCAGAATgctgatcaagaacaactcGAGTGACCAGGACTCAGCATTGAGACTGGCCAAGAAGTTGGTCGAAGCTGCTGACGTCTTGGCACCTAAGATGCCAGACCCTAAACAACGTACAAGGGCACGCGAGCGTTATCTTATCGATTGTCATaagattcttaaaaagcTGGCTAATGCCCAGAATCCAGACGCCATGTTCCTCCTGGCAGATTGTCTCGGACGAGGTCTCTTCGGTGATAGCGATCATAAGGAAGCTTTCACTCAGTACCAGTCTGCTGCAAAACTGGGACATCCTGCAGCAGCTTATCGAACTGCAGTGTGCTGCGAGATTGGCCATGAGGAAGGAGGTGGTACACGTAAGGACCCAATGAAAGCAATTCAGTGGTACAAACGTGCTGCCACTTTGGGCGATCCTCCAGCAATGTACAAGGTTGGGATGATCTTACTGAAAGGGCTTCTTGGTCAGCCCAAGAATCCCAGGGAAGCGGTGGGATGGCTGAAGCGTGCTGCAGAGCGAGCAGATGGAGAGAATCCACACGCACTACACGAACTCGGCTTGTTATACGAATCAGCTCAACCCAACGATGCTATCATTCGAGATGAAGCATATGCATACAGTCTATTCCTTCAAGCTGCTGACCTGGGATACAAGTTCTCACAGTATCGACTTGGATGTGCTTTTGAATATGGATTGCTGGGCTGTCCGATCGACCCTCGTCAGTCCATTCAATGGTACTCAAAAGCTGCCACACAAGAGGAGCACCAGGCAGAGCTTGCACTCAGTGGCTGGTATCTCACAGGCAGTGAAGGTGTACTAGGGCAGAGTGACACCGAGGCCTACCTTTGGGCCCGCAAGGCTGCCATTGCAGGCCTTGCTAAGGCCGAATATGCCATGGGTTACTTCACAGAAGTAGGTATCGGTGTCCCCCCAAATCTGGAGGATGCAAAGCGATGGTATTGGCGAGCAGCCG CCCAAGATTTCCCGAAGGCTCGTGAGCGCTTAGAGGATCTAAAGCGTGGTGCAGGCAAGAACGGCGCGCGTCAGCGTGAGCGCATTTCCCGTAGCAAGATGGAGAGACAACAAGAAGGTGATTGTGTTCTCATGTAA
- a CDS encoding probable ribosomal protein L37.e.A, cytosolic has protein sequence MTKGTSSFGKRHNKTHTLCRRCGRRSLHVQKHECSSCGYPAAKIRKYNWSEKAKRRKTVGTGRTRYLKDVSRRFKNGFQTGTPKGARGATAEKA, from the exons ATGA CGAAGGGTACCTCCAGCTTCGGTAAGCGTCACAACAAGACGCACACCCTGTGCCGACGATGCG GTCGCCGCTCTCTTCACGTTCAGAAGCATGAGTGCTCTTCTTGCGGCTACCCTGCTGCCAAGATCCGCAAGT ACAACTGGTCCGAGAAGGCTAAGCGAAGAAAGACCGTCGGTACTGGCCGCACTCGCTACCTCAAGGATGTGTCCCGACGATTCAAGAACGGTTTCCAGACTGGTACCCCCAAGGGCGCTCGAGGCGCTACTGCCGAGAAGGCCTAA
- a CDS encoding related to HOL1 protein — translation MQSEKSNVPRWRRFLGGGGGPTGARPDESYGPSRWSMGVLNDKNTIEVPGSVLLLASHRNEPLGLRNVHARTSHSSIPAGFPVDTRRTSASSAAAAAAAASVVESQASPDESDGKKKTSDGAIILEPQPEESGNDPLNWPAWKRDIALLSLGFYCMIGGGTTPIIAAGFTDVAETYDMDVERVALTTGLYMMGMGLGSVLFSPTAILWGKRPVYLGSAFLFIGTSLWAAWSPSFNSLLAARVFQGFAVSPVECLPSATIAEIFFLHERAYRIGIYTLLLLGGKNLVPLVSAVIIGGLSWRWVFWILAMIIAFGAVLLFLFVPETFWDRTPHARPKHPSKRPSFLRRLSSRHAVPQTGGEGLLQGEPEAHFANADHAQDGRQSPAALHRGRDLHVGFAESGDAAEEAAASVTPVSPTAIVHPSGKNPAAPGDVDSATGSESISASFKLGPNLENEKLDASRLQGPPKIQAYTHNLRQQPPKSFVQQLKPWHGRLNSDSWLKVMVRPFILFAYPAVLWSAAVYACSVGWLIVISESIAMIYRDKDSYNFTALQTGLVYISPFIGGILGTGVAGKVSDIIVKIMSRRNGGLYEPEFRLVMALPILISTCIGLMGFGWSAEEKDHWIVPTFFFGVVSFGCSLGSTTSITFCVDSYRQYAGEALVTLNFSKNILHGLVFSLFVTHWLHGDGPKKVYIWIGIIQLLLMLCTIPMYIYGKRARMWTVRANLMEKF, via the exons ATGCAGTCAGAGAAATCAAACGTGCCCAGGTGGCGGCGGTTCCtgggcggcggcggcggacCTACCGGTGCCAGGCCAGACGAATCCTACGGTCCTTCCAGATGGAGCATGGGTGTTCTGAAcgataaaaatactattgAAGTTCCAG GTTCCGTGCTTCTTCTGGCATCACATCGTAATGAGCCTCTTGGTCTGCGGAATGTGCACGCCAGAACCTCTCACTCATCTATTCCTGCTGGCTTTCCTGTTGATACACGAAGGACATCAGcctcatcagcagcagccgctgctgctgctgcctcaGTCGTGGAGAGTCAAGCTTCCCCCGACGAGAGTGAcggcaagaagaaaacaagtgATGGGGCTATCATCCTAGAACCACAGCCTGAAGAATCAGGAAATGATCCTTTGAACTGGCCTGCTTGGAAACGAGATATTGCTCTTTTGTCGCTTGGTTTCTACTGCATGATTGGCGGCGGCACAACTCCCATTATCGCCGCCGGCTTCACCGACGTTGCAGAGACATACGACATGGATGTCGAGAGGGTCGCTTTGACCACTGGACTCTACATGATGGGAATGGGCCTCGGCTCCGTTCTATTCTCACCAACCGCTATTCTATGGGGTAAACGCCCAGTATATCTCGGCAGTGCATTCCTGTTCATTGGGACATCACTCTGGGCAGCATGGTCTCCAAGCTTTAATTCTCTCCTCGCGGCCAGAGTCTTCCAGGGCTTTGCCGTTAGCCCTGTTGAATGTCTTCCATCAGCCACAATTGCCgaaatcttcttcctccatgaAAGAGCCTACCGCATTGGTATCTATactcttcttttgcttggcgGCAAGAATCTGGTCCCCCTTGTCAGTGCCGTCATCATTGGCGGACTCTCGTGGCGTTGGGTTTTCTGGATCTTGGCCATGATTATTGCCTTTGGTGCTGtacttctcttcttgtttGTCCCGGAAACCTTTTGGGATCGCACCCCCCACGCAAGACCTAAGCATCCATCCAAGCGTCCAAGTTTTCTTCGCCGGCTCTCATCTCGACATGCGGTTCCGCAAACTGGCGGAGAGGGGCTACTTCAGGGTGAGCCTGAAGCGCACTTCGCAAATGCGGACCATGCTCAAGATGGACGCCAATCACCTGCTGCTCTTCATCGAGGTCGGGATCTCCATGTTGGCTTTGCTGAGTCTGGCGACGCCGCTGAAGAAGCCGCAGCCTCTGTGACTCCAGTTTCGCCTACGGCGATAGTCCATCCGTCTGGTAAAAATCCAGCTGCCCCAGGGGATGTCGACAGTGCGACTGGAAGTGAGTCCATCAGCGCGTCTTTCAAGCTAGGTCCAAACCTCGAGAACGAGAAGCTCGATGCCTCGCGGCTCCAGGGGCCGCCCAAGATTCAGGCTTACACACACAACCTCCGTCAGCAGCCTCCAAAGTCATTCGTTCAACAGCTTAAGCCCTGGCATGGAAGGCTAAACAGCGATAGCTGGCTGAAGGTCATGGTCCGCCCTTTCATTCTATTCGCATACCCGGCGGTCCTTTGGTCAGCTGCCGTGTATGCTTGCTCTGTGGGTTGGCTTATCGTCATCTCTGAATCGATTGCCATGATATACCGCGACAAGGATTCCTATAATTTCACCGCGCTCCAGACTGGCTTAGTGTATATCTCGCCTTTTATCGGTGGTATCCTGGGAACTGGCGTGGCTGGCAAGGTCAGTGACATTATCGTCAAGATCATGTCGAGGCGTAACGGTGGTCTCTACGAGCCTGAGTTCCGTCTTGTCATGGCCCttcccatcctcatcagcacATGCATAGGCCTCATGGGCTTTGGCTGGTcggcagaagaaaaagatcaTTGGATAGTCCCtaccttcttctttggagtTGTGTCATTTGGGTGCTCACTTGGATCGACTACATCCATCACATTCTGTGTGGACAGCTACCGCCAATACGCCGGAGAGGCTTTGGTGACGCTTAACTTTTCAAAGAATATCTTACATGGGCTTGTTTTCAGCCTCTTCGTTACGCATTGGTTGCATGGCGATGGGCCGAAGAAGGTGTATATCTGGATTGGTATAATCCAACTGCTTCTAATGCTATGCACAATTCCTATGTACATCTACGGCAAGAGGGCACGCATGTGGACAGTTCGAGCAAATTTGATGGAGAAGTTCTGA